In Aedes albopictus strain Foshan chromosome 3, AalbF5, whole genome shotgun sequence, the following are encoded in one genomic region:
- the LOC109413056 gene encoding uncharacterized protein LOC109413056 isoform X1, producing MNIEISRLTMASNDQGGTDQTDRGLRKEYFGNGGGFGRFLPPVFKLLELAVAIICIGLIDDPANNSRLRPFATTRTIALAYSTFVPFLMFSVIYLFGKVIRENIPWKLQSLLNLTAFILYLATAICILHDWSETKNRNYWPPNTQRMDFLCGAGSVAVVGAVLYLLDLIVTTRLGAKGEIE from the exons ATGAACATAG AAATTTCCCGCCTTACCATGGCCAGCAACGATCAGGGTGGAACCGATCAAACCGATCGAGGTCTCCGGAAGGAATACTTTGGCAATGGCGGAGGATTCGGACGGTTTCTACCTCCAGTATTCAAACTGCTTGAGTTG GCAGTCGCCATTATCTGCATCGGGCTCATCGACGACCCAGCCAATAATTCCCGACTTCGACCGTTCGCCACGACACGCACCATCGCACTTGCTTACTCGACCTTCGTGCCGTTCTTGATGTTTTCGGTGATTTACCTGTTCGGCAAAGTCATCAGAGAGAA CATTCCGTGGAAGCTCCAGTCGCTGCTGAATCTGACGGCATTCATTCTGTACCTGGCGACCGCTATTTGCATCCTGCATGACTGGTCGGAAACGAAAAACCGAAACTACTGGCCACCCAACACACAACG AATGGATTTCCTTTGCGGTGCCGGATCAGTCGCCGTCGTTGGAGCTGTGCTGTACCTGCTGGATCTGATTGTTACGACGAGGTTGGGCGCCAAGGGCGAAATCGAATAA
- the LOC109413056 gene encoding uncharacterized protein LOC109413056 isoform X2 yields the protein MASNDQGGTDQTDRGLRKEYFGNGGGFGRFLPPVFKLLELAVAIICIGLIDDPANNSRLRPFATTRTIALAYSTFVPFLMFSVIYLFGKVIRENIPWKLQSLLNLTAFILYLATAICILHDWSETKNRNYWPPNTQRMDFLCGAGSVAVVGAVLYLLDLIVTTRLGAKGEIE from the exons ATGGCCAGCAACGATCAGGGTGGAACCGATCAAACCGATCGAGGTCTCCGGAAGGAATACTTTGGCAATGGCGGAGGATTCGGACGGTTTCTACCTCCAGTATTCAAACTGCTTGAGTTG GCAGTCGCCATTATCTGCATCGGGCTCATCGACGACCCAGCCAATAATTCCCGACTTCGACCGTTCGCCACGACACGCACCATCGCACTTGCTTACTCGACCTTCGTGCCGTTCTTGATGTTTTCGGTGATTTACCTGTTCGGCAAAGTCATCAGAGAGAA CATTCCGTGGAAGCTCCAGTCGCTGCTGAATCTGACGGCATTCATTCTGTACCTGGCGACCGCTATTTGCATCCTGCATGACTGGTCGGAAACGAAAAACCGAAACTACTGGCCACCCAACACACAACG AATGGATTTCCTTTGCGGTGCCGGATCAGTCGCCGTCGTTGGAGCTGTGCTGTACCTGCTGGATCTGATTGTTACGACGAGGTTGGGCGCCAAGGGCGAAATCGAATAA